A portion of the Melanotaenia boesemani isolate fMelBoe1 chromosome 2, fMelBoe1.pri, whole genome shotgun sequence genome contains these proteins:
- the LOC121651289 gene encoding uncharacterized protein LOC121651289 isoform X3, whose product MNDAQQEMSPDFVLMRLVSAAEYDRLDEPDDLRSGGGGFGPVKAALGHRGGGFDLDPSGPSAGLGSASPHYSSPLPGKGELDGGLALTQAPPGSEAPLSPPPPEDFAVAAQRFVDFSVPHTHGSGGHASRAQLMVFQNLLRSGDQILECGLEQPQPGFPQEEAERQQLDPGSGSGPGITAGPRPGGGKDQNSHCIPSAEENLQPLQILQWHPVLRLSKGPDGSQTPQPVPPLECGSVLCHRQRLAKWPPVLLDHALRLGLLEPRKNCSTVGEDPVQVLAQRLEQLGEVREGGEGRGEDVVLPLPRCSCHNILVSGTGGMGPSEETSDALLVLEGLGSEEVDRLGHGGDRNRQDTDKVEQMGEVVAGVSPGGAGLVFSSGTLSGLMRQVHRLAEEAGVCTDQTCRSSLPYPPISTATCTYPSVLPHAPQTSAALTPPGPHPSPRVQHQSRSQPQSRATTPKLGVALGGPGRPASPLMVLEREREKTSRGKSRKGGSLKVRLSKLFRTKSSSGGSGGLLDKRPSLASSTSSGGSLLDVWGSTSSNTDQDGSRLLLSRPHSAFSPVPFMPAFTGETVSLVDVDISRRGGGSLHPPTPPPPPRRSLSLLDDFGGPPQQGPFMERSVGASMQSLPPRPMALPPSFSNIQHSLSLNDTLLRGLPRPVPLRLDGHHPPPRLVPRCPLSRPDAGSFATSLRELEKCGWYWGPMNWEDAEMKLKGKPDGSFLVRDSSDPRYILSLSFRSQGVTHHTRMEHYRGTFSLWCHPKFEDRCHSVVEFIERAIMHSKNGKFLYFLRSRVPDILENSEIQDSSFQ is encoded by the exons ATGAATGACGCGCAGCAAGAAATGTCTCCGGACTTCGTCCTGATGCGGCTCGTGTCCGCCGCAGAGTACGACCGGCTGGACGAGCCCGACGACCTCAGGTCCGGAGGCGGCGGGTTCGGGCCTGTCAAAGCCGCGCTGGGACACCGCGGCGGCGGGTTTGATTTGGACCCCAGCGGCCCCTCGGCAGGCCTCGGCTCCGCATCCCCGCACTACAGCTCGCCTCTCCCCGGAAAAGGCGAGCTAGACGGCGGGCTGGCGCTGACGCAGGCGCCGCCGGGCTCCGAGGCGCCGCTGTCCCCTCCGCCGCCTGAGGACTTCGCCGTAGCGGCGCAGCGGTTTGTGGACTTCTCGGTGCCGCACACGCACGGCTCTGGGGGGCACGCCTCGAGGGCGCAGCTGATGGTCTTTCAGAACCTGCTGCGGTCCGGAGACCAGATCCTAGAGTGCGGCTTGGAGCAGCCACAGCCGGGGTTCCCtcaggaggaggcagagagacAGCAGTTGGACCCGGGATCAGGTTCGGGTCCTGGTATCACAGCTGGACCTAGGCCTGGAGGGGGGAAGGACCAGAACTCCCACTGCATCCCCTCAGCAGAGGAAAACCTGCAGCCCTTACAGATCCTGCAGTGGCACCCTGTCCTCAGACTGTCTAAAGGTCCTGATGGGTCCCAGACACCCCAGCCGGTCCCACCTCTTGAGTGTGGATCGGTTCTGTGCCACAGACAACGCTTGGCCAAGTGGCCCCCGGTCCTGCTGGACCATGCACTGCGCCTGGGACTCCTGGAGCCCAGGAAGAACTGCTCCACCGTGGGAGAAGATCCGGTTCAGGTCCTAGCACAGAGGCTGGAGCAGCTGGGGGAGGTCAGGGAGGGAGGGGAAGGCAGGGGGGAGGATGTGGTGCTCCCCCTTCCTCGCTGCTCCTGTCACAACATCCTGGTCTCGGGGACGGGAGGCATGGGGCCTAGTGAGGAGACCAGCGACGCTCTGCTGGTCCTGGAGGGTCTCGGGTCTGAGGAGGTGGACCGACTGGGTCATGGGGGGGACAGAAACAGACAGGACACTGACAAAGTAGAGCAGATGGGGGAAGTTGTTGCCGGGGTAAGCCCTGGGGGGGCGGGGCTTGTGTTCTCCAGTGGGACCCTCAGCGGTCTGATGCGGCAGGTCCACAGACTGGCGGAGGAGGCGGGGGTCTGCACGGACCAGACCTGCCGGTCCTCGTTGCCCTATCCCCCCATCAGCACCGCCACCTGCACATACCCCTCCGTCCTCCCGCATGCCCCCCAAACTTCAGCGGCCCTCACCCCACCCGGTCCCCATCCGAGCCCCCGGGTTCAACACCAGTCCCGTTCTCAACCCCAGAGTCGCGCCACCACCCCCAAACTCGGCGTGGCCTTGGGAGGACCGGGTCGGCCTGCATCCCCCCTGATGGTCctggagagggagagggagaagaCGTCTCGGGGGAAGTCCAGGAAGGGGGGGTCCCTGAAGGTCCGGCTCAGCAAGCTGTTCAGAACCAAGAGCTCCAGCGGGGGGTCGGGGGGGCTGCTGGACAAGAGGCCTTCCCTGGCCTCATCCACCTCGTCTGGGGGGAGCCTGCTGGACGTGTGGGGGTCCACCAGCAGCAACACGGACCAGGACGGCAGCAG GTTGCTGCTGTCCAGACCTCACAGTGCCTTCTCTCCGGTGCCGTTCATGCCAGCTTTCACCG GTGAGACGGTCTCTCTGGTCGATGTGGACATTTCTCGTAGGGGGGGGGGCTCGCTCCACCCCCCGACTCCTCCCCCCCCTCCCAGACGGAGCCTCAGTCTGCTCG ATGACTTCGGAGGTCCTCCGCAGCAGGGTCCCTTCATGGAGCGCAGCGTGGGGGCTTCCATGCAGTCCTTGCCCCCCCGACCAATGGCCCTGCCCCCCTCCTTCAGCAACATCCAGCACAGCCTGAGCCTCAACg ACACACTCCTGCGAGGTTTACCCCGCCCAGTTCCTCTGCGGCTTGATGGGCACCATCCCCCACCCCGACTCGTGCCCCGCTGCCCGCTCAGTCGACCCGACGCTGGCAGCTTCGCCACCAGCCTCAGAGAGCTGGAGAAG TGTGGATGGTACTGGGGTCCGATGAACTGGGAAGACGCTGAGATGAAGCTGAAGGGAAAACCCGACGGGTCGTTTCTGGTCCGGGACAGTTCTGATCCTCGATATATTCTGAGTCTGAGCTTCAGGTCGCAGGGCGTCACCCACCACACGCGCATGGAGCACTACCGAg GGACCTTCAGTCTGTGGTGTCACCCGAAGTTTGAGGACCGCTGTCACTCCGTGGTGGAGTTCATAGAGAGAGCCATAATGCACTCCAAGAATGGAAAGTTCCTCTACTTCCTGCGCTCCAGAGTCCCAG ACATCCTGGAAAACTCTGAAATCCAAGACAGCAGTTTTCAGTGA
- the LOC121651289 gene encoding uncharacterized protein LOC121651289 isoform X2: protein MNDAQQEMSPDFVLMRLVSAAEYDRLDEPDDLRSGGGGFGPVKAALGHRGGGFDLDPSGPSAGLGSASPHYSSPLPGKGELDGGLALTQAPPGSEAPLSPPPPEDFAVAAQRFVDFSVPHTHGSGGHASRAQLMVFQNLLRSGDQILECGLEQPQPGFPQEEAERQQLDPGSGSGPGITAGPRPGGGKDQNSHCIPSAEENLQPLQILQWHPVLRLSKGPDGSQTPQPVPPLECGSVLCHRQRLAKWPPVLLDHALRLGLLEPRKNCSTVGEDPVQVLAQRLEQLGEVREGGEGRGEDVVLPLPRCSCHNILVSGTGGMGPSEETSDALLVLEGLGSEEVDRLGHGGDRNRQDTDKVEQMGEVVAGVSPGGAGLVFSSGTLSGLMRQVHRLAEEAGVCTDQTCRSSLPYPPISTATCTYPSVLPHAPQTSAALTPPGPHPSPRVQHQSRSQPQSRATTPKLGVALGGPGRPASPLMVLEREREKTSRGKSRKGGSLKVRLSKLFRTKSSSGGSGGLLDKRPSLASSTSSGGSLLDVWGSTSSNTDQDGSRLLLSRPHSAFSPVPFMPAFTDDFGGPPQQGPFMERSVGASMQSLPPRPMALPPSFSNIQHSLSLNDTLLRGLPRPVPLRLDGHHPPPRLVPRCPLSRPDAGSFATSLRELEKCGWYWGPMNWEDAEMKLKGKPDGSFLVRDSSDPRYILSLSFRSQGVTHHTRMEHYRGTFSLWCHPKFEDRCHSVVEFIERAIMHSKNGKFLYFLRSRVPGLPPTPVQLLYPVSRFSSVKSLQHLCRFCIRQLVRIDHIQELPLPTPLIAYLRKFYYYDPEEEISPTLPERGPERGLERGPERGAERGLEQSSEQGLERGLERESERGLEQSSERGLEQGLERGLERGSERGLEQSLEQGSERGPEQVLQQSSQPGVESQT from the exons ATGAATGACGCGCAGCAAGAAATGTCTCCGGACTTCGTCCTGATGCGGCTCGTGTCCGCCGCAGAGTACGACCGGCTGGACGAGCCCGACGACCTCAGGTCCGGAGGCGGCGGGTTCGGGCCTGTCAAAGCCGCGCTGGGACACCGCGGCGGCGGGTTTGATTTGGACCCCAGCGGCCCCTCGGCAGGCCTCGGCTCCGCATCCCCGCACTACAGCTCGCCTCTCCCCGGAAAAGGCGAGCTAGACGGCGGGCTGGCGCTGACGCAGGCGCCGCCGGGCTCCGAGGCGCCGCTGTCCCCTCCGCCGCCTGAGGACTTCGCCGTAGCGGCGCAGCGGTTTGTGGACTTCTCGGTGCCGCACACGCACGGCTCTGGGGGGCACGCCTCGAGGGCGCAGCTGATGGTCTTTCAGAACCTGCTGCGGTCCGGAGACCAGATCCTAGAGTGCGGCTTGGAGCAGCCACAGCCGGGGTTCCCtcaggaggaggcagagagacAGCAGTTGGACCCGGGATCAGGTTCGGGTCCTGGTATCACAGCTGGACCTAGGCCTGGAGGGGGGAAGGACCAGAACTCCCACTGCATCCCCTCAGCAGAGGAAAACCTGCAGCCCTTACAGATCCTGCAGTGGCACCCTGTCCTCAGACTGTCTAAAGGTCCTGATGGGTCCCAGACACCCCAGCCGGTCCCACCTCTTGAGTGTGGATCGGTTCTGTGCCACAGACAACGCTTGGCCAAGTGGCCCCCGGTCCTGCTGGACCATGCACTGCGCCTGGGACTCCTGGAGCCCAGGAAGAACTGCTCCACCGTGGGAGAAGATCCGGTTCAGGTCCTAGCACAGAGGCTGGAGCAGCTGGGGGAGGTCAGGGAGGGAGGGGAAGGCAGGGGGGAGGATGTGGTGCTCCCCCTTCCTCGCTGCTCCTGTCACAACATCCTGGTCTCGGGGACGGGAGGCATGGGGCCTAGTGAGGAGACCAGCGACGCTCTGCTGGTCCTGGAGGGTCTCGGGTCTGAGGAGGTGGACCGACTGGGTCATGGGGGGGACAGAAACAGACAGGACACTGACAAAGTAGAGCAGATGGGGGAAGTTGTTGCCGGGGTAAGCCCTGGGGGGGCGGGGCTTGTGTTCTCCAGTGGGACCCTCAGCGGTCTGATGCGGCAGGTCCACAGACTGGCGGAGGAGGCGGGGGTCTGCACGGACCAGACCTGCCGGTCCTCGTTGCCCTATCCCCCCATCAGCACCGCCACCTGCACATACCCCTCCGTCCTCCCGCATGCCCCCCAAACTTCAGCGGCCCTCACCCCACCCGGTCCCCATCCGAGCCCCCGGGTTCAACACCAGTCCCGTTCTCAACCCCAGAGTCGCGCCACCACCCCCAAACTCGGCGTGGCCTTGGGAGGACCGGGTCGGCCTGCATCCCCCCTGATGGTCctggagagggagagggagaagaCGTCTCGGGGGAAGTCCAGGAAGGGGGGGTCCCTGAAGGTCCGGCTCAGCAAGCTGTTCAGAACCAAGAGCTCCAGCGGGGGGTCGGGGGGGCTGCTGGACAAGAGGCCTTCCCTGGCCTCATCCACCTCGTCTGGGGGGAGCCTGCTGGACGTGTGGGGGTCCACCAGCAGCAACACGGACCAGGACGGCAGCAG GTTGCTGCTGTCCAGACCTCACAGTGCCTTCTCTCCGGTGCCGTTCATGCCAGCTTTCACCG ATGACTTCGGAGGTCCTCCGCAGCAGGGTCCCTTCATGGAGCGCAGCGTGGGGGCTTCCATGCAGTCCTTGCCCCCCCGACCAATGGCCCTGCCCCCCTCCTTCAGCAACATCCAGCACAGCCTGAGCCTCAACg ACACACTCCTGCGAGGTTTACCCCGCCCAGTTCCTCTGCGGCTTGATGGGCACCATCCCCCACCCCGACTCGTGCCCCGCTGCCCGCTCAGTCGACCCGACGCTGGCAGCTTCGCCACCAGCCTCAGAGAGCTGGAGAAG TGTGGATGGTACTGGGGTCCGATGAACTGGGAAGACGCTGAGATGAAGCTGAAGGGAAAACCCGACGGGTCGTTTCTGGTCCGGGACAGTTCTGATCCTCGATATATTCTGAGTCTGAGCTTCAGGTCGCAGGGCGTCACCCACCACACGCGCATGGAGCACTACCGAg GGACCTTCAGTCTGTGGTGTCACCCGAAGTTTGAGGACCGCTGTCACTCCGTGGTGGAGTTCATAGAGAGAGCCATAATGCACTCCAAGAATGGAAAGTTCCTCTACTTCCTGCGCTCCAGAGTCCCAG GTCTGCCCCCGACTCCGGTCCAGCTCCTGTACCCGGTGTCCAGGTTCAGCAGCGTGAAGTCTCTGCAGCATCTGTGTCGGTTCTGCATCAGACAGCTGGTCCGGATAGACCACATTCAGGAGCTGCCTCTGCCCAC GCCTCTGATCGCCTACCTGAGAAAGTTTTATTACTATGACCCAGAGGAGGAGATCAGCCCTACGCTGCCGGAGCGAGGGCCGGAACGAGGATTGGAGCGAGGGCCGGAACGAGGAGCGGAGCGAGGGTTGGAGCAATCGTCAGAGCAAGGATTGGAGCGAGGGCTGGAACGAGAATCGGAGCGAGGGTTGGAGCAATCGTCGGAGCGAGGGCTGGAACAAGGATTGGAGCGAGGGCTGGAACGAGGATCGGAGCGAGGGTTGGAGCAATCTTTGGAGCAAGGATCGGAGCGAGGGCCGGAGCAAGTgttgcagcaaagcagccagcCTGGAGTCGAGTCCCAAACGTAG
- the LOC121651289 gene encoding uncharacterized protein LOC121651289 isoform X1 translates to MNDAQQEMSPDFVLMRLVSAAEYDRLDEPDDLRSGGGGFGPVKAALGHRGGGFDLDPSGPSAGLGSASPHYSSPLPGKGELDGGLALTQAPPGSEAPLSPPPPEDFAVAAQRFVDFSVPHTHGSGGHASRAQLMVFQNLLRSGDQILECGLEQPQPGFPQEEAERQQLDPGSGSGPGITAGPRPGGGKDQNSHCIPSAEENLQPLQILQWHPVLRLSKGPDGSQTPQPVPPLECGSVLCHRQRLAKWPPVLLDHALRLGLLEPRKNCSTVGEDPVQVLAQRLEQLGEVREGGEGRGEDVVLPLPRCSCHNILVSGTGGMGPSEETSDALLVLEGLGSEEVDRLGHGGDRNRQDTDKVEQMGEVVAGVSPGGAGLVFSSGTLSGLMRQVHRLAEEAGVCTDQTCRSSLPYPPISTATCTYPSVLPHAPQTSAALTPPGPHPSPRVQHQSRSQPQSRATTPKLGVALGGPGRPASPLMVLEREREKTSRGKSRKGGSLKVRLSKLFRTKSSSGGSGGLLDKRPSLASSTSSGGSLLDVWGSTSSNTDQDGSRLLLSRPHSAFSPVPFMPAFTGETVSLVDVDISRRGGGSLHPPTPPPPPRRSLSLLDDFGGPPQQGPFMERSVGASMQSLPPRPMALPPSFSNIQHSLSLNDTLLRGLPRPVPLRLDGHHPPPRLVPRCPLSRPDAGSFATSLRELEKCGWYWGPMNWEDAEMKLKGKPDGSFLVRDSSDPRYILSLSFRSQGVTHHTRMEHYRGTFSLWCHPKFEDRCHSVVEFIERAIMHSKNGKFLYFLRSRVPGLPPTPVQLLYPVSRFSSVKSLQHLCRFCIRQLVRIDHIQELPLPTPLIAYLRKFYYYDPEEEISPTLPERGPERGLERGPERGAERGLEQSSEQGLERGLERESERGLEQSSERGLEQGLERGLERGSERGLEQSLEQGSERGPEQVLQQSSQPGVESQT, encoded by the exons ATGAATGACGCGCAGCAAGAAATGTCTCCGGACTTCGTCCTGATGCGGCTCGTGTCCGCCGCAGAGTACGACCGGCTGGACGAGCCCGACGACCTCAGGTCCGGAGGCGGCGGGTTCGGGCCTGTCAAAGCCGCGCTGGGACACCGCGGCGGCGGGTTTGATTTGGACCCCAGCGGCCCCTCGGCAGGCCTCGGCTCCGCATCCCCGCACTACAGCTCGCCTCTCCCCGGAAAAGGCGAGCTAGACGGCGGGCTGGCGCTGACGCAGGCGCCGCCGGGCTCCGAGGCGCCGCTGTCCCCTCCGCCGCCTGAGGACTTCGCCGTAGCGGCGCAGCGGTTTGTGGACTTCTCGGTGCCGCACACGCACGGCTCTGGGGGGCACGCCTCGAGGGCGCAGCTGATGGTCTTTCAGAACCTGCTGCGGTCCGGAGACCAGATCCTAGAGTGCGGCTTGGAGCAGCCACAGCCGGGGTTCCCtcaggaggaggcagagagacAGCAGTTGGACCCGGGATCAGGTTCGGGTCCTGGTATCACAGCTGGACCTAGGCCTGGAGGGGGGAAGGACCAGAACTCCCACTGCATCCCCTCAGCAGAGGAAAACCTGCAGCCCTTACAGATCCTGCAGTGGCACCCTGTCCTCAGACTGTCTAAAGGTCCTGATGGGTCCCAGACACCCCAGCCGGTCCCACCTCTTGAGTGTGGATCGGTTCTGTGCCACAGACAACGCTTGGCCAAGTGGCCCCCGGTCCTGCTGGACCATGCACTGCGCCTGGGACTCCTGGAGCCCAGGAAGAACTGCTCCACCGTGGGAGAAGATCCGGTTCAGGTCCTAGCACAGAGGCTGGAGCAGCTGGGGGAGGTCAGGGAGGGAGGGGAAGGCAGGGGGGAGGATGTGGTGCTCCCCCTTCCTCGCTGCTCCTGTCACAACATCCTGGTCTCGGGGACGGGAGGCATGGGGCCTAGTGAGGAGACCAGCGACGCTCTGCTGGTCCTGGAGGGTCTCGGGTCTGAGGAGGTGGACCGACTGGGTCATGGGGGGGACAGAAACAGACAGGACACTGACAAAGTAGAGCAGATGGGGGAAGTTGTTGCCGGGGTAAGCCCTGGGGGGGCGGGGCTTGTGTTCTCCAGTGGGACCCTCAGCGGTCTGATGCGGCAGGTCCACAGACTGGCGGAGGAGGCGGGGGTCTGCACGGACCAGACCTGCCGGTCCTCGTTGCCCTATCCCCCCATCAGCACCGCCACCTGCACATACCCCTCCGTCCTCCCGCATGCCCCCCAAACTTCAGCGGCCCTCACCCCACCCGGTCCCCATCCGAGCCCCCGGGTTCAACACCAGTCCCGTTCTCAACCCCAGAGTCGCGCCACCACCCCCAAACTCGGCGTGGCCTTGGGAGGACCGGGTCGGCCTGCATCCCCCCTGATGGTCctggagagggagagggagaagaCGTCTCGGGGGAAGTCCAGGAAGGGGGGGTCCCTGAAGGTCCGGCTCAGCAAGCTGTTCAGAACCAAGAGCTCCAGCGGGGGGTCGGGGGGGCTGCTGGACAAGAGGCCTTCCCTGGCCTCATCCACCTCGTCTGGGGGGAGCCTGCTGGACGTGTGGGGGTCCACCAGCAGCAACACGGACCAGGACGGCAGCAG GTTGCTGCTGTCCAGACCTCACAGTGCCTTCTCTCCGGTGCCGTTCATGCCAGCTTTCACCG GTGAGACGGTCTCTCTGGTCGATGTGGACATTTCTCGTAGGGGGGGGGGCTCGCTCCACCCCCCGACTCCTCCCCCCCCTCCCAGACGGAGCCTCAGTCTGCTCG ATGACTTCGGAGGTCCTCCGCAGCAGGGTCCCTTCATGGAGCGCAGCGTGGGGGCTTCCATGCAGTCCTTGCCCCCCCGACCAATGGCCCTGCCCCCCTCCTTCAGCAACATCCAGCACAGCCTGAGCCTCAACg ACACACTCCTGCGAGGTTTACCCCGCCCAGTTCCTCTGCGGCTTGATGGGCACCATCCCCCACCCCGACTCGTGCCCCGCTGCCCGCTCAGTCGACCCGACGCTGGCAGCTTCGCCACCAGCCTCAGAGAGCTGGAGAAG TGTGGATGGTACTGGGGTCCGATGAACTGGGAAGACGCTGAGATGAAGCTGAAGGGAAAACCCGACGGGTCGTTTCTGGTCCGGGACAGTTCTGATCCTCGATATATTCTGAGTCTGAGCTTCAGGTCGCAGGGCGTCACCCACCACACGCGCATGGAGCACTACCGAg GGACCTTCAGTCTGTGGTGTCACCCGAAGTTTGAGGACCGCTGTCACTCCGTGGTGGAGTTCATAGAGAGAGCCATAATGCACTCCAAGAATGGAAAGTTCCTCTACTTCCTGCGCTCCAGAGTCCCAG GTCTGCCCCCGACTCCGGTCCAGCTCCTGTACCCGGTGTCCAGGTTCAGCAGCGTGAAGTCTCTGCAGCATCTGTGTCGGTTCTGCATCAGACAGCTGGTCCGGATAGACCACATTCAGGAGCTGCCTCTGCCCAC GCCTCTGATCGCCTACCTGAGAAAGTTTTATTACTATGACCCAGAGGAGGAGATCAGCCCTACGCTGCCGGAGCGAGGGCCGGAACGAGGATTGGAGCGAGGGCCGGAACGAGGAGCGGAGCGAGGGTTGGAGCAATCGTCAGAGCAAGGATTGGAGCGAGGGCTGGAACGAGAATCGGAGCGAGGGTTGGAGCAATCGTCGGAGCGAGGGCTGGAACAAGGATTGGAGCGAGGGCTGGAACGAGGATCGGAGCGAGGGTTGGAGCAATCTTTGGAGCAAGGATCGGAGCGAGGGCCGGAGCAAGTgttgcagcaaagcagccagcCTGGAGTCGAGTCCCAAACGTAG